In Chroogloeocystis siderophila 5.2 s.c.1, the DNA window AGATCGTCAACTAACAGAATATGCGAACCGATTTCGGGAGTCGTCATCGTCAAGCTACGCGCAAAAACGAGTTTTCCCCGCGTCTGCTTACCCGCGCCAGCATACGAGGAAGTTGATAAAATTGCAAGCGGTTGCTTGTAGATCCGCGACAGAACATCGCCAACGCGCAGTCCACCGCGCGCGAGACAGACAATTTGGTTGAAGTGCCAATTTGATTGATAGATTTTAACGGCTAGCTGTTCAATTGTACGGTTGTAATCTGACCAAGAAACGTAAAGGTCTGCCATAGGAAGTGCGATCAAGGGCGGATACTAGGGTGGGAAGTTTATTTTAGTATGAGTGCA includes these proteins:
- a CDS encoding phosphoribosyltransferase produces the protein MADLYVSWSDYNRTIEQLAVKIYQSNWHFNQIVCLARGGLRVGDVLSRIYKQPLAILSTSSYAGAGKQTRGKLVFARSLTMTTPEIGSHILLVDDLVDSGVTLQQTIPWLHENFGDRIQEIRTAVLWYKACSVIVPDYYVDYLPDNPWIHQPFEHYEKIDPAELAASHESASVTK